From a region of the Tiliqua scincoides isolate rTilSci1 chromosome 4, rTilSci1.hap2, whole genome shotgun sequence genome:
- the FAM210B gene encoding protein FAM210B, mitochondrial, producing the protein MPWLGQPCALHARLAEGLLLQLAAARVSLARGAAPCVGSSPAEARPLSTGVWLLSGQVQQAARGGHHPPARLWHRRGSQRWLHHLSRGSLLPGALAASSTRLPEPRCRQDRLLLPPLWLPLQQPEREAAQRAHQLLSKITLQATGSGLGPGGGGGGSGSSSTARAHKDVSGSPENEPADHNKENGKKPSKSQQLKKVFKEYGTVGVAFHVGISLMSLGMFYLAVSSGVDIAAILFKLGFDEALVQSKLAAGTSAFVLAYAIHKLFAPVRISITLVSVPLLVRYFRKIGFFKPPAPKP; encoded by the exons ATGCCCTGGCTAGGCCAGCCGTGCGCTCTGCATGCGCGCCTGGcggaggggctgctgctgcagcttgcGGCGGCCCGGGTGAGCCTTGCCCGGGGGGCAGCGCCCTGCGTGGGCAGCAGCCCTGCGGAGGCTCGACCCCTCAGCACTGGCGTGTGGCTCCTGAGCGGCCAGGTGCAGCAGGCTGCGCGCGGGGGCCACCACCCGCCGGCCAGGCTCTGGCACAGGCGCGGCAGCCAGAGGTGGCTCCACCACCTCTCCAGGGGATCGCTGCTGCCCGGAGCCCTCGCTGCTTCCTCGACCCGCCTCCCCGAGCCCCGCTGCAGGCAGGAtcggctgctgctgccgcccctgtGGCTTCCTCTCCAGCAACCAGAGAGGGAGGCGGCCCAGCGTGCccaccagctgctctccaagATAACCCTGCAAGCAACCGGGAGCGGTCTCGGCCCTggtggaggaggcggcggcagtgggagcagcagcactgccagagctcacaag GATGTTAGTGGATCCCCAGAAAATGAACCTGCAGATCACAACAAGGAGAATGGGAAGAAACCAAGCAAATCCCAGCAGCTGAAAAAGGTTTTCAAGGAATATGGAACAGTAGGAGTTGCATTCCATGTTGGAATTTCATTGATGTCTCTGGGAATGTTCTATCTGGCTGTGTCCAG TGGAGTGGATATTGCTGCCATCCTCTTCAAGCTAGGATTTGATGAAGCTCTTGTACAATCCAAGCTGGCTGCTGGGACAAGTGCTTTTGTATTGGCCTATGCTATCCACAAACTATTTGCTCCAGTTCGCATCAGCATCACCTTAGTCTCTGTGCCACTACTTGTCCGATACTTTCGGAAGATAGGTTTCTTCAAACCTCCAGCTCCAAAGCCATGA